The Streptomyces pactum genome contains a region encoding:
- the obgE gene encoding GTPase ObgE has translation MTTFVDRVELHVAAGNGGHGCASVHREKFKPLGGPDGGNGGRGGDVILTVDQSVTTLLEYHHSPHRKATNGKPGEGGNRSGKDGQDLVLPVPDGTVVLDKEGNVLADLVGHGTSYVAAQGGRGGLGNAALASARRKAPGFALLGEPGDLQDIHLELKTVADVALVGYPSAGKSSLISVLSAAKPKIADYPFTTLVPNLGVVTAGETVYTVADVPGLIPGASQGKGLGLEFLRHVERCSVLVHVLDTATLESERDPVSDLDIIEAELSEYGGLDNRPRIVVLNKIDVPDGKDLAEMVRPDLEARGYRVFEVSAVAHMGLKELSFALAELVGSARAARPKEEATRIVIRPKAVDDAGFTVTREEDGLFRVRGEKPERWVRQTDFNNDEAVGYLSDRLNRLGVEERLMKAGARNGDGVAIGPEDNAVVFDWEPSVTAGAEMLGRRGEDHRFEAPRPAAQRRRDRDAERDEAEREFDGFEPF, from the coding sequence ATGACCACCTTCGTGGACCGCGTCGAGCTGCACGTCGCCGCGGGTAACGGAGGCCACGGCTGTGCCTCCGTCCACCGTGAGAAGTTCAAGCCGCTCGGCGGCCCGGACGGCGGCAACGGCGGCCGGGGCGGCGACGTGATCCTCACCGTCGACCAGTCGGTGACCACGCTCCTCGAGTACCACCACTCCCCGCACCGCAAGGCCACCAACGGCAAGCCCGGCGAGGGCGGCAACCGCTCCGGCAAGGACGGCCAGGACCTGGTCCTGCCCGTGCCCGACGGCACCGTGGTCCTCGACAAGGAGGGCAACGTCCTGGCCGACCTGGTCGGTCACGGCACCTCCTACGTCGCCGCGCAGGGCGGCCGGGGCGGCCTCGGCAACGCGGCGCTGGCCTCCGCTCGGCGCAAGGCGCCCGGCTTCGCGCTGCTGGGCGAGCCCGGCGACCTCCAGGACATCCACCTGGAGCTGAAGACGGTCGCCGACGTGGCCCTGGTCGGCTACCCGAGCGCCGGCAAGTCCTCGCTGATCTCCGTGCTGAGCGCTGCCAAGCCGAAGATCGCCGACTACCCCTTCACGACGCTCGTGCCGAACCTGGGCGTGGTGACGGCGGGCGAGACCGTCTACACCGTCGCGGACGTCCCCGGTCTCATCCCCGGCGCCAGCCAGGGCAAGGGCCTCGGCCTGGAGTTCCTGCGGCACGTGGAGCGGTGCAGCGTGCTGGTGCACGTCCTGGACACGGCGACGCTGGAGTCCGAGCGCGACCCGGTCTCCGACCTGGACATCATCGAGGCCGAGCTCAGCGAGTACGGCGGGCTGGACAACCGGCCCCGGATCGTCGTCCTCAACAAGATCGACGTGCCCGACGGCAAGGACCTCGCCGAGATGGTCCGGCCGGACCTGGAGGCGCGCGGCTACCGCGTCTTCGAGGTGTCCGCGGTGGCCCACATGGGGCTGAAGGAGCTGTCCTTCGCGCTGGCCGAGCTGGTGGGCAGCGCGCGCGCCGCCCGGCCCAAGGAGGAGGCCACGCGGATCGTCATCCGGCCCAAGGCCGTGGACGACGCGGGCTTCACCGTCACCCGCGAGGAGGACGGCCTGTTCCGGGTGCGCGGCGAGAAGCCCGAACGCTGGGTGCGCCAGACCGACTTCAACAACGACGAGGCCGTCGGCTACCTCTCCGACCGGCTCAACCGCCTCGGTGTCGAGGAGCGGTTGATGAAGGCGGGCGCCCGCAACGGCGACGGCGTGGCCATCGGCCCCGAGGACAACGCGGTCGTCTTCGACTGGGAGCCGTCGGTGACGGCCGGCGCCGAGATGCTCGGTCGCCGCGGTGAGGACCACCGCTTCGAGGCACCCCGCCCGGCCGCCCAGCGCCGCCGCGACCGGGACGCCGAACGCGACGAGGCGGAGCGGGAGTTCGACGGCTTCGAGCCGTTCTAG
- a CDS encoding trypsin-like serine protease produces the protein MDEIAGRVLDGWSCGMGSLRELWAVIALPSAAGVLGGWARSCALLERACLLVIEGQSAGRGLDISSAVPTQRDRVMKARSEIASRSTRLRRGGALRTAVVRAAALLGAAPLLLLTAAPSHAVVGAPSEDAEYGFTARLLIGDHERGCSGTLISSEWLLTAASCFADDPAADLTVPAGAPRLKTVATVGGDQVRDVVELLPHGERDLVLARLAQPVRGVEPVTVATSAPAEGQELTVAGHGRTAQEWAPLEKHTGTFAVSAVNGGDLVMSGRDGASVCQGDAGGPAFRTVDGRPALVAVSSRSNQVGCFGVDTAEGTSSSAVSTRVDDVREWIAGNAVRTPVSDYDGDGRSDVGVLYDNGRQSDGSQRTGLWSFTSTGSGFGEPQREWDSKTFGNWDWSRSKTVSGDFNGDGRGDVGVLYDNGRQSDGFNRTTLWTFSGTASGFGQPVKVWDNAGSGGPSWDWSRSKVTSGDFDGDGRGDVGVLYDNGQLSDGANRSALWTFTSTGSGFGGPVRVWDSAGSFSWSWERSKVTSGDFDGDGRGDVGVLYDNGQLSDGANRSALWTFTSTGSGFGGPVRVWDSAGSFSWSWERSKVTSGDFDGDGRGDVGVLYDNGQLSDGANRSALWTLTSTGSGFGGPVRVWDSAGSFSWSWERSKVTSGDFDGDGRGDVGVLYDNGQLSDGANRSALWTLTSTGSGFGGPVRVWDSAGSISWSWARSELT, from the coding sequence GAGCTGCGGTATGGGTTCGCTGCGCGAGCTCTGGGCGGTGATCGCTCTGCCGTCGGCGGCTGGAGTTCTCGGGGGATGGGCTCGGTCTTGTGCGCTTCTTGAGCGTGCGTGTCTTCTGGTGATCGAAGGGCAGTCGGCGGGCCGCGGCCTTGACATCAGTTCGGCAGTACCGACCCAGAGGGACCGAGTGATGAAGGCACGGAGCGAAATCGCTTCCCGATCGACACGCCTGAGACGAGGCGGCGCTCTGCGCACTGCCGTGGTAAGGGCCGCGGCGCTGCTCGGCGCGGCACCGCTGCTGCTCCTGACGGCCGCGCCGAGTCACGCGGTTGTCGGCGCGCCTTCCGAGGACGCCGAGTACGGCTTCACCGCCCGGCTGCTGATCGGTGACCACGAGCGGGGCTGCTCGGGCACCCTGATCTCTTCCGAGTGGCTGCTCACGGCCGCCAGTTGCTTCGCCGACGACCCGGCCGCCGACCTCACGGTTCCGGCCGGCGCGCCCCGTCTGAAGACCGTGGCGACCGTGGGTGGCGACCAGGTCCGGGACGTCGTCGAACTCCTGCCGCACGGCGAACGCGATCTCGTGCTGGCCCGTCTCGCGCAGCCCGTGAGGGGTGTGGAGCCGGTCACCGTCGCCACCTCGGCGCCCGCCGAAGGGCAGGAACTCACCGTGGCCGGTCACGGGCGGACGGCACAGGAGTGGGCCCCGCTCGAGAAGCACACCGGGACGTTCGCCGTTTCCGCCGTCAACGGCGGTGACCTCGTCATGAGCGGCAGGGACGGCGCCTCGGTCTGCCAGGGCGACGCCGGTGGCCCCGCCTTCCGCACGGTCGACGGCAGGCCTGCGCTCGTCGCGGTCAGCAGCCGATCGAACCAGGTGGGCTGCTTCGGCGTCGACACCGCAGAGGGCACGTCCAGCAGCGCGGTCAGTACCCGGGTCGACGACGTGCGCGAATGGATCGCCGGCAACGCCGTGCGGACCCCCGTCTCCGACTACGACGGTGACGGCCGCAGCGACGTCGGTGTGCTGTACGACAACGGCCGGCAGAGCGACGGCTCCCAGCGCACGGGGCTGTGGTCGTTCACCAGTACCGGTAGCGGATTCGGTGAGCCGCAGCGCGAGTGGGACAGCAAGACGTTCGGCAACTGGGACTGGAGTCGTTCCAAGACGGTCTCCGGTGACTTCAACGGCGACGGTCGCGGTGACGTGGGTGTGCTGTACGACAACGGCCGGCAGAGCGACGGCTTCAATCGCACGACGCTGTGGACGTTCTCCGGTACGGCCTCCGGCTTCGGGCAGCCGGTCAAGGTCTGGGACAACGCCGGCTCGGGTGGTCCTAGCTGGGACTGGAGTCGTTCCAAGGTGACGTCGGGTGATTTCGACGGTGATGGTCGTGGTGATGTGGGTGTGTTGTATGACAACGGTCAGTTGAGTGATGGTGCCAATCGTTCGGCGTTGTGGACGTTCACGAGTACGGGTTCTGGTTTCGGTGGGCCGGTGCGTGTGTGGGACAGCGCCGGGTCGTTCAGTTGGAGCTGGGAGCGTTCCAAGGTGACGTCGGGTGATTTCGACGGTGATGGTCGTGGTGATGTGGGTGTGTTGTATGACAACGGTCAGTTGAGTGATGGTGCCAATCGTTCGGCGTTGTGGACGTTCACGAGTACGGGTTCTGGTTTCGGTGGGCCGGTGCGTGTGTGGGACAGCGCCGGGTCGTTCAGTTGGAGCTGGGAGCGTTCCAAGGTGACGTCGGGTGATTTCGACGGTGATGGTCGTGGTGATGTGGGTGTGTTGTATGACAACGGTCAGTTGAGTGATGGTGCCAATCGTTCGGCGTTGTGGACGCTGACGAGTACGGGTTCTGGTTTCGGTGGGCCGGTGCGTGTGTGGGACAGCGCCGGGTCGTTCAGTTGGAGCTGGGAGCGTTCCAAGGTGACGTCGGGTGATTTCGACGGTGATGGTCGTGGTGATGTGGGTGTGTTGTATGACAACGGTCAGTTGAGTGATGGTGCCAATCGTTCGGCGTTGTGGACGCTGACGAGTACGGGTTCTGGTTTCGGTGGGCCGGTGCGTGTGTGGGACAGCGCCGGGTCCATCAGTTGGAGCTGGGCACGCAGTGAGCTCACCTGA
- a CDS encoding Rne/Rng family ribonuclease encodes MLEPTESTESSTTSTGSEANTPSDTLPPRRRRRAASRPAGPPSGGPEASAETVAPAEVTAATDEVEETEEAAAEEAAAAVPEAAPEPVSAGRPRRRAVRRASAPAGTPTTAETAETVVPASAAAETPAVAETPAPAEAEAEDAAPRRTRRRATRSVTTPTEPVATETSDAPAKAAETPAPAEAEAEDAAPRRTRRRATRSVSTPTEPAAVEASAAPAAETEAPEASAEAAETPAPAEAEDAAPRRTRRRATRRVAAPSSAPADAGPEVSEPAPAAETEAPQAAPETPEKTAEPVEDAAPRRARRRSARKAATGFAAPAQSAAAASDEADAPKRPSRPAVAVFQAPVFAEPQFQTPERAAAEAAAEAAGPEPAQAPEEAEELTEEQPAGSRRRRKRRGAAEEAAEERTTAAAKQEREQEREQEAPEAETDADTDADESGEDHDDAEGSEEAGSRRRRRRGGRRRRRGDAADGDAGESADGDTEDTAAEQAARADQDAADTAEQAEEDAEESEDASGEGGGSSSSRRRRRRRRRAGDGSGEAESSADDPERTVVKVREPRPQREKGAEPSDEVQSIKGSTRLEAKKQRRREGREQGRRRVPIITEAEFLARREAVERVMVVRQHGERTQIGVLEDGVLVEHYVNKEQATSYVGNVYLGKVQNVLPSMEAAFIDIGKGRNAVLYAGEVNFEALGMSGGPRRIESALKSGQSVLVQVTKDPIGHKGARLTSQVSLPGRYLVYVPEGSMTGISRKLPDTERSRLKTILKKIVPEDAGVIVRTAAEGASEDELRRDVERLQGQWEEIRKKAKSGGSSNAPTLLYGEPDMTVRVVRDIFNEDFTKVVVSGDEAWQTIHGYVAHVAPDLADRLSKWTSEVDVFATYRIDEQLAKALDRKVWLPSGGSLVIDRTEAMVVIDVNTGKFTGQGGNLEETVTRNNLEAAEEIVRQLRLRDLGGIIVIDFIDMVLESNRDLVLRRLLECLGRDRTKHQVAEVTSLGLVQMTRKRVGQGLLESFSETCVHCNGRGVIVHLDQPTAAAGGGGGKRRKRARAGGEQPHEHEAVAGVETGVTAEQEAEAESEVAAEVAEPVALPAPDFSADEELYSSAAEAEAAATRGRGRRRASRRASAPAGAPKAAKGESRHAGVPTAQDVTVEEEVERPVRREPAAEVLAEPAAVEDAVSGAPAPALTEAPAAEAPAAAEAPAAEEAAPKGRTRRRATRKVSAPAGAPAGAEAAVLTVPETAQPEQAEQAAQVTEAPVAAEAAAEPSGTAAESAAPARPRRRAVRKPTTSTASEEAAVMVVPSAPAEDAAEQAAAAEAPEADAAEEAAPAKKAAARKTAKKATAKKAATKKTAAKKTTTAKKATAKKAAKTTTAKKATAKKTASKKTAAAAQQTSSSVTAATDEG; translated from the coding sequence ATGCTCGAACCGACCGAATCCACAGAGTCCTCGACCACTTCGACGGGCTCCGAAGCGAACACCCCCAGCGACACCCTGCCGCCGCGTCGTCGGCGCAGGGCCGCGTCCCGCCCGGCGGGACCGCCGTCCGGTGGCCCCGAGGCGTCGGCGGAGACCGTCGCGCCGGCCGAGGTGACCGCCGCGACCGACGAGGTGGAAGAGACGGAAGAGGCGGCGGCCGAAGAGGCTGCCGCAGCGGTGCCCGAGGCGGCTCCGGAGCCCGTGTCCGCGGGTCGGCCGCGGCGCCGTGCGGTGCGCCGCGCCTCCGCACCCGCGGGGACCCCGACGACGGCGGAGACGGCCGAGACCGTCGTGCCGGCGTCCGCCGCCGCCGAGACGCCGGCCGTCGCCGAGACGCCCGCGCCCGCCGAGGCCGAGGCCGAGGACGCGGCTCCGCGCCGTACCCGTCGTCGTGCCACGCGCAGCGTGACCACGCCCACCGAGCCGGTTGCCACCGAGACGTCCGACGCTCCCGCGAAGGCCGCCGAGACGCCCGCGCCCGCCGAGGCCGAGGCCGAGGACGCGGCTCCGCGCCGTACCCGTCGCCGTGCCACGCGCAGTGTGAGCACGCCCACCGAGCCGGCCGCCGTGGAGGCGTCCGCCGCTCCGGCGGCGGAGACCGAGGCCCCGGAGGCGTCGGCGGAGGCCGCCGAGACGCCCGCGCCCGCCGAGGCCGAGGACGCCGCTCCCCGCCGTACCCGTCGCCGTGCCACGCGCCGTGTGGCCGCCCCGTCCTCCGCGCCCGCCGACGCCGGCCCGGAGGTGAGCGAGCCCGCTCCGGCGGCGGAGACCGAGGCCCCGCAGGCGGCCCCCGAGACGCCGGAGAAGACCGCCGAGCCCGTCGAGGACGCCGCTCCGCGCCGTGCGCGCCGCCGGTCCGCCCGTAAGGCCGCCACCGGATTCGCCGCGCCGGCGCAGAGCGCCGCCGCGGCCTCCGACGAGGCGGACGCCCCCAAGCGCCCGTCGCGTCCCGCCGTCGCCGTGTTCCAGGCGCCCGTGTTCGCCGAGCCGCAGTTCCAGACGCCCGAGCGGGCCGCCGCAGAGGCCGCCGCCGAGGCGGCCGGGCCCGAACCGGCGCAGGCGCCGGAGGAGGCCGAGGAGCTTACGGAGGAGCAGCCCGCCGGGTCGCGCCGCCGCCGCAAGCGCCGGGGTGCCGCCGAGGAGGCCGCCGAGGAGCGGACCACCGCCGCCGCGAAGCAGGAGCGGGAGCAGGAGCGGGAGCAGGAGGCGCCGGAGGCCGAGACCGACGCCGACACGGACGCGGACGAGTCCGGCGAGGACCACGACGACGCCGAGGGCTCCGAGGAGGCCGGTTCGCGCCGACGCCGTCGCCGGGGCGGCCGGCGCCGTCGCCGGGGCGATGCCGCCGACGGCGACGCCGGTGAGTCCGCCGACGGCGACACCGAGGACACCGCCGCCGAACAGGCCGCCCGGGCCGATCAGGACGCTGCGGACACCGCCGAGCAGGCCGAGGAGGACGCCGAGGAGAGCGAGGACGCCTCCGGGGAGGGCGGTGGCTCCAGCAGCAGCCGTCGCCGTCGTCGCCGTCGTCGCCGTGCCGGGGACGGCTCCGGTGAGGCCGAGTCGTCCGCCGACGACCCCGAGCGCACCGTCGTCAAGGTCCGCGAGCCCCGGCCCCAGCGGGAAAAGGGTGCCGAGCCGTCCGACGAGGTGCAGTCCATCAAGGGCTCGACTCGCCTGGAGGCCAAGAAGCAGCGCCGCCGGGAAGGCCGCGAGCAGGGTCGCCGGCGCGTCCCGATCATCACCGAGGCGGAGTTCCTGGCCCGCCGCGAGGCCGTCGAGCGGGTCATGGTCGTCCGTCAGCACGGCGAGCGCACTCAGATCGGCGTCCTGGAGGACGGCGTGCTCGTCGAGCACTACGTCAACAAGGAGCAGGCGACCTCGTACGTCGGCAACGTCTACCTCGGCAAGGTGCAGAACGTGCTGCCGTCGATGGAGGCCGCCTTCATCGACATCGGCAAGGGTCGCAACGCCGTCCTGTACGCCGGTGAGGTCAACTTCGAGGCCCTCGGCATGTCCGGCGGGCCGCGCCGCATCGAGTCCGCCCTCAAGTCCGGCCAGTCGGTCCTGGTGCAGGTCACCAAGGACCCGATCGGCCACAAGGGCGCCCGTCTGACCAGTCAGGTCTCGCTGCCCGGCCGCTACCTGGTCTACGTGCCCGAGGGCTCGATGACCGGCATCAGCCGCAAGCTGCCCGACACCGAGCGGTCCCGGCTGAAGACCATCCTCAAGAAGATCGTCCCCGAGGACGCGGGCGTCATCGTGCGCACCGCCGCGGAGGGCGCGAGCGAGGACGAGCTGCGCCGCGACGTCGAGCGGCTCCAGGGGCAGTGGGAGGAGATCCGGAAGAAGGCCAAGAGCGGCGGCAGTTCGAACGCGCCCACGCTGCTCTACGGCGAGCCGGACATGACCGTCCGGGTCGTGCGCGACATCTTCAACGAGGACTTCACCAAGGTCGTCGTCAGCGGTGACGAGGCCTGGCAGACCATCCACGGCTACGTGGCCCACGTGGCGCCGGACCTCGCCGACCGGCTGTCCAAGTGGACCAGCGAGGTCGACGTCTTCGCCACGTACCGGATCGACGAGCAGCTCGCCAAGGCGCTGGACCGCAAGGTCTGGCTGCCCAGCGGTGGTTCGCTGGTGATCGACCGGACCGAGGCGATGGTCGTCATCGACGTCAACACCGGCAAGTTCACCGGTCAGGGCGGCAACCTCGAGGAGACGGTCACCAGGAACAACCTGGAGGCGGCCGAGGAGATCGTGCGCCAGCTCAGGCTGCGCGACCTCGGCGGCATCATCGTCATCGACTTCATCGACATGGTCCTGGAGTCCAACCGGGACCTGGTGCTGCGGCGCCTGCTGGAGTGCCTGGGCCGGGACCGTACGAAGCACCAGGTCGCCGAGGTGACCTCGCTGGGGCTCGTGCAGATGACGCGGAAGCGGGTCGGGCAGGGGCTGCTGGAGTCGTTCTCCGAGACCTGCGTCCACTGCAACGGCCGTGGCGTCATCGTCCACCTGGACCAGCCGACCGCCGCCGCCGGCGGCGGCGGTGGCAAGCGCCGCAAGCGGGCGCGGGCCGGCGGTGAGCAGCCGCACGAGCACGAGGCCGTGGCCGGTGTCGAGACCGGTGTGACCGCGGAGCAGGAGGCGGAGGCCGAGTCCGAGGTCGCCGCCGAGGTGGCCGAGCCGGTCGCCCTCCCGGCGCCCGACTTCAGCGCGGACGAGGAGCTGTACAGCAGCGCCGCCGAGGCCGAGGCGGCCGCCACGCGCGGTCGCGGACGGCGCCGTGCGAGCCGGCGGGCGTCGGCCCCGGCGGGTGCCCCGAAGGCCGCCAAGGGCGAGTCCCGGCACGCCGGGGTCCCGACCGCGCAGGACGTCACGGTCGAGGAGGAGGTCGAGCGTCCGGTGCGGCGGGAGCCCGCCGCCGAGGTGCTGGCCGAGCCCGCCGCCGTCGAGGACGCCGTCTCCGGCGCCCCGGCCCCGGCACTCACGGAGGCACCGGCCGCCGAGGCACCGGCCGCCGCCGAGGCACCGGCCGCCGAGGAGGCCGCGCCCAAGGGCCGTACGCGCCGTCGGGCCACCCGGAAGGTGTCCGCACCGGCCGGTGCGCCCGCGGGCGCCGAGGCCGCCGTGCTGACGGTCCCGGAGACCGCTCAGCCGGAGCAGGCCGAGCAGGCCGCGCAGGTGACGGAGGCCCCCGTGGCCGCCGAGGCCGCCGCGGAGCCGTCCGGTACGGCCGCCGAGTCCGCCGCCCCGGCCCGTCCGCGGCGCCGGGCCGTGCGCAAGCCCACCACGTCCACCGCGTCCGAGGAGGCGGCCGTCATGGTCGTCCCGTCGGCCCCGGCGGAGGACGCGGCCGAGCAGGCCGCGGCCGCGGAGGCACCCGAGGCGGACGCCGCCGAGGAGGCCGCCCCGGCCAAGAAGGCGGCGGCCCGCAAGACGGCCAAGAAGGCGACGGCGAAGAAGGCCGCCACCAAGAAGACCGCGGCCAAGAAGACGACGACCGCGAAGAAGGCCACGGCCAAGAAGGCGGCCAAGACGACGACCGCCAAGAAGGCCACGGCCAAGAAGACGGCGTCGAAGAAGACCGCGGCGGCTGCCCAGCAGACGTCGTCCTCGGTCACGGCCGCCACCGACGAGGGCTGA
- a CDS encoding TIGR03936 family radical SAM-associated protein, protein MQRIRLRYTKRGRLRFTSHRDFQRAFERALRRAEVPMAYSAGFTPHPKVSYANAAPTGTGSEAEYLEIALTEARDPERLRLLLDESLPAGLDIVEAAEARTSGLADRLTASVWELRLAGVESADAERAVAAFNSAEAVEVQRRTKNGVRTFDARSAVAHLESVTTCGSAADRPTDQPCAILRLVVRHVTPAVRPDDVLSGLRAVADLAPPVPAAVTRLAQGLFDEETGAVTDPLAPDREAEAPEPHPAAASAAAKASA, encoded by the coding sequence GTGCAGCGCATTCGACTGCGTTACACCAAGCGCGGCCGCCTCCGGTTCACCAGCCACCGTGATTTCCAGCGCGCCTTCGAGCGTGCACTGCGCCGCGCCGAGGTGCCCATGGCGTACTCGGCGGGGTTCACGCCGCACCCGAAGGTGTCGTACGCCAATGCCGCACCCACCGGCACGGGCAGTGAGGCGGAGTACCTGGAGATCGCGCTCACCGAGGCGCGCGATCCGGAGCGGCTCAGGCTGCTTCTCGACGAGTCGCTGCCCGCCGGGCTCGACATCGTCGAGGCGGCCGAGGCCCGGACCTCCGGGCTCGCCGACCGGCTGACGGCTTCCGTGTGGGAGCTGCGGCTGGCGGGTGTGGAGTCCGCGGACGCCGAGCGCGCCGTCGCGGCGTTCAACTCGGCCGAGGCGGTCGAGGTCCAGCGCCGGACCAAGAACGGCGTCCGTACCTTCGACGCCCGCTCCGCCGTCGCGCACCTGGAGAGCGTCACCACGTGCGGTTCGGCGGCTGATAGGCCGACCGACCAGCCCTGTGCGATACTGCGGCTGGTTGTTCGGCACGTGACGCCTGCCGTACGACCCGACGACGTCCTGTCCGGTCTTCGCGCCGTGGCCGACCTGGCGCCGCCGGTCCCCGCAGCGGTGACCAGGCTGGCGCAGGGGCTGTTCGATGAAGAGACCGGTGCGGTGACCGACCCGCTCGCGCCCGACCGCGAGGCAGAAGCGCCCGAGCCGCATCCGGCCGCCGCTTCCGCCGCCGCGAAGGCGTCGGCGTAA
- a CDS encoding iron-containing alcohol dehydrogenase family protein, with translation MPVLTRLIPSPLVVDIRPGALDDLASVLADQRISQSGKLAVAISDGSGARLRRRLAPSLPGADWFEVGGGTIDDAVRLADGMKASRYDAVVGLGGGKVIDCAKFAAARVGLPMVAVATNLSHDGICSPVSILDNDAGRGSYGVPTPIALVVDLAVIREAPIRFVRSGIGDAVSNISAVADWELAHRVNGEKVDGLAAALARQAGEAVLRHPGGCGDDGFLTVLTEGLVLSGIAMSIAGHTRPSSGACHEISHALDLLYPRRAASHGEQVGIGAAFATYLRGDREGALLMAATLRRHGLPVVAGEIGFADDEFVRAVEFAPQTRPGRYTVLEHLDLSPARTGEAYAEYAAAVAG, from the coding sequence GTGCCGGTACTGACGAGGCTCATCCCCTCGCCGCTCGTAGTGGACATCCGTCCGGGCGCGCTGGACGACCTGGCGAGTGTCCTCGCGGACCAGCGGATCTCCCAGTCCGGGAAGCTCGCCGTGGCGATCAGCGACGGCTCGGGGGCACGGCTGCGCCGGAGACTGGCACCGTCCCTGCCCGGCGCCGACTGGTTCGAGGTCGGCGGCGGCACGATCGACGACGCGGTGCGGCTGGCGGACGGCATGAAGGCGAGCCGCTACGACGCGGTGGTCGGTCTCGGCGGCGGCAAGGTCATCGACTGCGCCAAGTTCGCCGCGGCCCGCGTCGGCCTGCCCATGGTCGCCGTGGCCACCAACCTCTCCCACGACGGCATCTGCTCGCCGGTGTCGATACTGGACAACGACGCGGGCCGCGGTTCGTACGGCGTGCCGACGCCCATCGCGCTCGTCGTCGACCTCGCGGTGATCCGCGAGGCGCCGATCCGTTTCGTGCGCTCCGGGATCGGTGACGCCGTCTCCAACATCTCCGCGGTCGCCGACTGGGAGCTGGCCCACCGGGTCAACGGCGAGAAGGTCGACGGCCTCGCCGCCGCCCTGGCCCGGCAGGCCGGTGAGGCGGTACTGCGCCATCCCGGCGGCTGCGGCGACGACGGGTTCCTGACCGTGCTGACCGAGGGCCTGGTGCTGTCCGGCATCGCGATGTCGATCGCCGGGCACACCCGCCCCTCGTCCGGCGCCTGCCACGAGATCAGCCACGCGCTCGACCTGCTGTATCCCCGGCGCGCGGCCAGCCACGGTGAGCAGGTGGGCATCGGCGCGGCCTTCGCGACGTATCTGCGCGGCGACCGCGAGGGCGCCCTGCTGATGGCCGCGACGCTGCGCCGGCACGGGCTGCCGGTGGTGGCCGGGGAGATCGGGTTCGCAGACGACGAGTTCGTGCGGGCCGTGGAGTTCGCCCCGCAGACCCGGCCGGGCCGGTACACGGTCCTGGAGCATCTCGACCTGTCGCCGGCGCGGACCGGGGAGGCGTACGCCGAGTACGCCGCGGCGGTCGCCGGCTGA
- the rplU gene encoding 50S ribosomal protein L21, producing the protein MYAIVRSGGRQHKVAVGDIVEVDKISTAQVGDTVELSTLLVVDGDAVTSDPWVLAGIKVQAEVVDHHKGQKIDILRYKNKTGYRRRQGHRQQYTAIKVTEIPAAAK; encoded by the coding sequence GTGTACGCCATCGTGCGCAGCGGTGGTCGCCAGCACAAGGTTGCTGTCGGCGACATCGTTGAGGTTGACAAGATTTCCACCGCCCAGGTCGGCGACACGGTCGAGCTCTCGACCCTGCTCGTCGTTGACGGCGACGCTGTGACCAGCGACCCGTGGGTGCTGGCCGGCATCAAGGTCCAGGCCGAGGTCGTGGACCACCACAAGGGCCAGAAGATCGACATTCTGCGCTACAAGAACAAGACCGGCTACCGCCGTCGTCAGGGCCACCGCCAGCAGTACACGGCGATCAAGGTCACTGAGATCCCCGCGGCCGCGAAGTAA
- the rpmA gene encoding 50S ribosomal protein L27, with protein sequence MAHKKGASSTRNGRDSNAQRLGVKRFGGQAVNAGEILVRQRGTHFHPGAGVGRGGDDTLFALQAGAVQFGTHRGRKVVNIVPVA encoded by the coding sequence ATGGCACACAAGAAGGGCGCATCGTCCACTCGGAACGGTCGCGACTCCAATGCCCAGCGGCTCGGCGTGAAGCGCTTCGGCGGTCAGGCCGTCAACGCGGGTGAGATCCTGGTCCGCCAGCGCGGCACCCACTTCCACCCGGGCGCGGGCGTCGGCCGTGGCGGCGACGACACGCTGTTCGCGCTGCAGGCCGGTGCGGTGCAGTTCGGCACCCACCGTGGCCGCAAGGTCGTGAACATCGTTCCGGTCGCCTGA